One segment of Stenotrophomonas sp. SAU14A_NAIMI4_8 DNA contains the following:
- a CDS encoding type IV pilus twitching motility protein PilT has product MDIAELLAFSVKNKASDLHLSAGLPPMIRVDGDVRRINIPALDHKQVHALVYDIMSDKQRRDYEEFLEVDFSFEIPSLARFRVNAFNQNRGAGAVFRTIPSEVLTLEDLACPPLFREVIQQPQGLILVTGPTGSGKSTTLAAMIDHINKNEYGHILTVEDPIEFVHTSQKCLINQREVHRDTHGFNEALRSALREDPDIILVGELRDLETIRLALTAAETGHLVFGTLHTSSAAKTIDRIIDVFPAGEKPMVRSMLSESLRAVISQALLKKVGGGRTAAWEIMVGTPAIRNLIREDKVAQMYSAIQTGQQYGMMTLDQHLQDLVKRSLITRNQAREYAKDKRLFE; this is encoded by the coding sequence ATGGATATCGCCGAACTGTTGGCGTTTTCCGTAAAGAACAAAGCGTCCGACCTGCACCTGTCCGCAGGCCTGCCGCCGATGATCCGCGTGGACGGCGATGTTCGCCGGATCAACATTCCAGCCCTGGACCACAAGCAGGTCCATGCGCTGGTGTACGACATCATGTCCGACAAGCAGCGCCGCGATTACGAGGAATTCCTCGAGGTGGACTTCTCCTTCGAGATTCCGTCGCTGGCGCGCTTCCGTGTCAATGCCTTCAACCAGAACCGTGGTGCCGGTGCGGTGTTCCGTACCATTCCCTCGGAAGTGCTGACCCTGGAAGACCTGGCCTGCCCGCCGCTGTTCCGCGAAGTGATCCAGCAGCCGCAGGGCCTGATCCTGGTGACCGGGCCGACTGGTTCGGGCAAGTCGACCACGCTGGCGGCGATGATCGACCACATCAACAAGAACGAATACGGCCATATCCTCACCGTCGAGGATCCGATCGAATTCGTGCACACCTCGCAGAAGTGCCTGATCAACCAGCGCGAAGTGCACCGCGATACGCATGGCTTCAACGAAGCACTGCGCTCGGCGCTGCGTGAAGATCCGGACATCATCCTGGTGGGCGAACTTCGCGACCTGGAAACCATCCGCCTGGCGCTGACCGCTGCGGAAACCGGCCACCTGGTGTTCGGCACGCTGCATACCAGTTCGGCGGCCAAGACCATCGACCGTATCATCGACGTGTTCCCGGCCGGCGAAAAGCCGATGGTGCGCTCGATGCTGTCCGAGTCGCTGCGCGCGGTCATTTCGCAGGCGCTGCTGAAGAAAGTGGGCGGTGGCCGTACCGCGGCGTGGGAAATCATGGTCGGCACCCCGGCCATCCGCAACCTGATCCGCGAGGACAAGGTCGCGCAGATGTACTCGGCCATCCAGACCGGCCAGCAGTACGGCATGATGACCCTGGACCAGCATCTGCAGGACCTGGTCAAGCGCAGCCTGATCACCCGCAACCAGGCGCGCGAGTACGCCAAGGACAAGCGTCTGTTCGAGTAA
- a CDS encoding YggS family pyridoxal phosphate-dependent enzyme: MPTPLPEILSNLHNAAEAAGRPPPRLLAVSKTQPAQAVAALAAQGQQAFGENYVQEALAKMQALQDLRLEWHLIGHLQSNKAEAVAAHFDWVQSVDRAKLVTALARHRPAGREPLNVLIQVNIDDEGSKHGCSPQQVDALAQAIAAEPSLRLRGLMAIPAPWPDAARRREAFVRMRTLFETLAAGHPHVDTLSMGMSGDYAEAIAEGATLVRIGTALFGARPRPA; encoded by the coding sequence GTGCCCACTCCCCTGCCCGAAATCCTGAGCAACCTGCACAACGCCGCCGAGGCCGCCGGGCGGCCACCGCCGCGCCTGCTGGCCGTTTCCAAGACCCAGCCGGCGCAGGCCGTGGCCGCGCTGGCCGCACAGGGCCAGCAGGCCTTCGGCGAGAACTACGTGCAGGAAGCCCTGGCCAAGATGCAGGCGCTGCAGGACCTGCGGCTGGAATGGCACCTGATCGGCCACCTGCAGTCGAACAAGGCCGAGGCCGTGGCGGCGCATTTCGACTGGGTGCAGAGCGTGGACCGGGCCAAGCTGGTGACCGCGCTGGCCCGCCATCGGCCGGCCGGGCGCGAGCCGCTGAACGTGCTCATCCAGGTCAACATCGACGATGAAGGCAGCAAGCATGGCTGCAGCCCGCAGCAGGTGGATGCGCTGGCCCAGGCCATCGCCGCCGAACCGTCGCTGCGCCTGCGTGGCCTGATGGCGATCCCTGCGCCGTGGCCCGACGCCGCGCGCCGCCGTGAAGCTTTCGTGCGCATGCGCACACTTTTCGAGACACTGGCCGCCGGCCACCCGCACGTGGACACCCTGTCGATGGGCATGAGCGGCGACTACGCCGAAGCCATCGCCGAAGGCGCCACCCTGGTGCGCATCGGCACCGCCCTGTTCGGCGCGCGTCCGCGCCCGGCCTGA
- a CDS encoding PilT/PilU family type 4a pilus ATPase — MNSTASTIDFTSFLKLMAHQRASDLFITAGMPPAIKVNGKISPITQTPLTPQQSRDLVLNVMTPAQREEFEKTHECNFAIGLAGVGRFRVSCFYQRNQVGMVLRRIETRIPTVEELSLPPIIKTLAMTKRGIILFVGATGTGKSTSLAAMIGYRNQNSTGHIITIEDPIEFVHKHEGCIITQREVGIDTDSWEAALKNTLRQAPDVIMIGEVRTREGMDHAIAFAETGHLVLCTLHANNANQAMDRIINFFPEDRRNQLLMDLSLNLKGVVAQQLVPSPDGRSRKVAMEILLGTPLVQDYIRDGEIHKLKELMKESVQLGMKTFDQSLFELYQAGEISYEDALRYADSQNEVRLRIKLSQGGDARTLSQGLDGVEISEVR, encoded by the coding sequence ATGAACAGCACCGCCAGCACCATCGATTTCACTTCGTTCCTCAAGCTGATGGCGCACCAGCGCGCCTCCGACCTGTTCATCACCGCCGGCATGCCGCCGGCAATCAAGGTGAACGGCAAGATCTCGCCCATCACCCAGACACCGCTGACCCCGCAGCAGAGCCGCGACCTGGTGCTGAACGTGATGACGCCGGCGCAGCGCGAGGAGTTCGAAAAGACTCACGAATGCAACTTCGCCATCGGCCTGGCCGGAGTGGGGCGCTTCCGTGTGAGCTGCTTCTACCAGCGCAACCAGGTGGGCATGGTGCTGCGTCGCATCGAGACGCGCATTCCCACCGTGGAAGAACTGAGCCTGCCGCCGATCATCAAGACGCTGGCGATGACCAAGCGCGGCATCATCCTGTTCGTGGGCGCCACCGGTACCGGTAAATCCACCTCGCTGGCAGCGATGATCGGCTACCGCAACCAGAACTCCACCGGCCACATCATCACCATCGAAGACCCGATCGAATTCGTGCACAAGCACGAAGGCTGCATCATCACCCAGCGCGAAGTGGGCATCGATACCGACAGCTGGGAAGCGGCGCTGAAGAACACCCTGCGCCAGGCGCCGGACGTGATCATGATCGGCGAAGTGCGCACCCGCGAAGGCATGGACCACGCCATTGCCTTCGCCGAAACCGGCCACCTGGTGCTGTGCACCCTGCACGCCAACAACGCCAACCAGGCGATGGACCGCATCATCAACTTCTTCCCGGAAGACCGCCGCAACCAGTTGCTGATGGACCTGTCGCTGAACCTGAAGGGCGTGGTTGCGCAGCAGCTGGTGCCATCGCCGGACGGTCGCTCGCGCAAGGTCGCCATGGAAATCCTGCTGGGCACGCCGCTGGTGCAGGACTACATCCGCGATGGCGAGATCCACAAGCTGAAGGAGCTGATGAAGGAATCGGTCCAGCTGGGCATGAAGACCTTCGACCAGAGTCTGTTCGAGCTGTACCAGGCCGGCGAGATCAGCTACGAGGACGCACTGCGCTACGCCGACTCGCAGAACGAAGTACGCCTGCGCATCAAGCTGAGCCAGGGCGGCGACGCACGCACGCTGTCGCAGGGTCTGGACGGGGTGGAGATTTCCGAGGTTCGTTGA
- a CDS encoding LysR family transcriptional regulator → MDLLRCMQAFVAVADHGSFSAAAEHLQVSAVMVGKYIQQLEAHLGSALLQRNTRRQRLTDAGVTYLAACRQVQEQVLQAEADVAGLQRQPRGLLRISAPTTWGSCVLAPLLAGLLRAQPELNIELDLSNRRVDLIEDGFDAAIRVGPLPSQELVARPLPPYAMSLCAAPAYLRRRGTPRTPADLAGHDCLSHLAWRGGHGWQLANGEQVDWEARLSSNDGLALREAAVAGAGLVLQPTALLAAEIAAGRLKPVLRDYLPEPRPMHLIYLPDRRPRPRLQCFVEYVMEQLG, encoded by the coding sequence ATGGATCTGTTGCGCTGCATGCAGGCGTTCGTGGCCGTGGCCGACCATGGCAGCTTTTCCGCCGCCGCCGAACACCTGCAGGTCTCGGCGGTGATGGTGGGCAAGTACATCCAGCAGCTGGAGGCACACCTGGGCAGCGCGCTGCTGCAGCGGAACACCCGCCGCCAGCGGCTGACCGACGCCGGCGTTACCTATCTGGCCGCTTGCCGGCAGGTGCAGGAGCAGGTGCTGCAGGCCGAGGCCGACGTGGCGGGCCTGCAGCGGCAGCCACGTGGCCTGCTGCGCATCAGCGCGCCCACCACCTGGGGCAGCTGCGTGCTGGCGCCGCTGCTGGCCGGGTTGCTGCGCGCACAGCCGGAACTGAACATCGAGCTGGACCTGAGCAACCGCCGCGTGGACCTGATCGAAGACGGCTTCGATGCGGCGATCCGGGTCGGCCCGCTGCCCTCACAGGAACTGGTGGCGCGCCCGCTGCCACCGTATGCGATGAGCCTGTGCGCGGCACCGGCCTATCTGCGCCGTCGCGGCACACCGCGCACGCCGGCCGATCTGGCCGGGCATGACTGCCTGAGCCACCTGGCCTGGCGCGGCGGCCATGGCTGGCAGCTGGCCAACGGCGAACAGGTGGACTGGGAAGCGCGCTTGAGCAGCAATGATGGCCTGGCCTTGCGCGAGGCCGCAGTGGCCGGCGCGGGCCTGGTCCTGCAGCCGACGGCGCTGCTGGCTGCGGAGATCGCCGCGGGGCGGCTGAAGCCGGTGCTGCGCGACTATCTTCCCGAGCCACGGCCGATGCACCTGATCTATCTGCCCGACCGCAGGCCCAGGCCGCGATTGCAGTGCTTCGTGGAGTACGTGATGGAACAGCTGGGGTAG
- the proC gene encoding pyrroline-5-carboxylate reductase: MAAASITFIGGGNMARSLIAGLIRQGTAPALIHVAEPVAELRQALADDFGVQTHDNAADAAAQGSVWLLAVKPQVLRGVCQSLQALAQQQQPLVVSIAAGITSTQLQRWLGGALPVVRAMPNTPALLGAGVTGLFATAAVSAQQQAQADQVLASAGRTVWIDDEALMDSVTAVSGSGPAYVFLLAEAMEAAGIAQGLPAEAARTLVVQTLLGASRMLDEAGESPAELRRRVTSPNGTTQAAIESFQADGFERLVGKALRAAQQRGQELSAAND; encoded by the coding sequence ATGGCAGCGGCATCCATCACCTTCATCGGCGGCGGCAACATGGCGCGCAGCCTGATCGCCGGGCTGATCCGCCAGGGCACGGCACCTGCGCTCATTCACGTGGCCGAACCGGTGGCTGAACTGCGTCAGGCGCTGGCCGATGATTTCGGCGTGCAGACCCACGACAACGCCGCCGATGCGGCCGCACAGGGCAGCGTGTGGCTGCTGGCGGTGAAGCCGCAGGTACTGCGCGGGGTCTGCCAGAGCCTGCAGGCGCTGGCACAGCAGCAACAACCACTGGTCGTATCGATCGCCGCCGGCATCACCAGCACGCAGCTGCAGCGCTGGCTGGGCGGCGCCCTGCCGGTGGTGCGCGCAATGCCCAACACCCCTGCCCTGCTCGGCGCCGGCGTGACGGGGCTGTTTGCCACCGCCGCGGTCAGCGCGCAGCAGCAGGCCCAGGCCGACCAGGTCCTGGCCAGCGCCGGGCGCACGGTGTGGATCGACGATGAAGCGCTGATGGATTCGGTCACCGCCGTCTCCGGCAGCGGCCCGGCCTATGTGTTCCTGCTTGCAGAAGCGATGGAAGCGGCCGGTATTGCCCAGGGCCTGCCAGCCGAAGCCGCGCGCACGCTGGTGGTGCAGACCCTGCTGGGCGCCTCGCGCATGCTGGACGAAGCCGGCGAGAGCCCGGCCGAACTGCGGCGCCGGGTCACCTCGCCCAACGGCACCACCCAGGCCGCGATCGAAAGCTTCCAGGCCGATGGGTTTGAACGGCTGGTCGGCAAGGCACTGCGCGCCGCACAGCAACGTGGGCAGGAATTGTCTGCCGCCAACGATTGA